In Spartobacteria bacterium, the following are encoded in one genomic region:
- a CDS encoding sigma-70 family RNA polymerase sigma factor codes for MDETLKSEQEIQPGDVMSVADLFGIYRAPLYRFMRSMCGNDSDAHDLSQDVWLKVIKHFDRFNHEHFKSWLFRIGRNTAIDYARKMRPELTLDASIDDEGSTPRIETIAGSDREPHEKASMRELGERVRTAVELLPPEQREVFLMRTEGDLPFKEIAAIQDVSINTALARMQYAVHKLRDVLKEDVT; via the coding sequence GCAGATCTATTTGGGATTTACAGAGCGCCGCTATATCGTTTCATGCGAAGTATGTGCGGCAATGATTCCGATGCGCATGATTTATCGCAAGATGTCTGGCTCAAGGTGATTAAACACTTTGATCGTTTTAACCATGAGCATTTTAAAAGCTGGCTGTTTCGTATCGGACGCAACACGGCCATTGATTATGCGCGTAAAATGCGGCCGGAGCTGACACTGGATGCTTCTATTGATGATGAAGGTTCAACCCCTCGCATCGAAACCATTGCCGGGTCGGATCGGGAACCGCATGAGAAGGCTTCGATGAGGGAGCTGGGCGAGCGAGTGCGAACGGCGGTTGAGCTACTTCCGCCGGAACAGCGGGAAGTGTTTCTGATGCGTACAGAGGGCGATTTGCCATTTAAGGAAATTGCGGCGATACAGGATGTATCCATCAACACGGCACTGGCACGGATGCAATATGCGGTACATAAGTTGCGGGATGTATTGAAGGAGGACGTGACATGA